The following are encoded together in the Vibrio splendidus genome:
- a CDS encoding energy-coupling factor ABC transporter ATP-binding protein: MSIKITTQQISMRYKERVLFHIPELSIGPNDAIYLKGDNGVGKTTLLKILSGLIQPSSGRIQSPTQSWQQILFPRLKFKDIIYLHQTPYLFDGSVYQNVAYGIRFNKESQKDKRAQIINALRMVGLETLADEHISVLSGGERQRVAMARAWILKPSILLMDEPSASLDKESIERLVIMAEDLLQRGASLVITSHQTNALTDLCKKQWWIKDNTLTESPLLQVIQKDKAQENIYAASNAN, translated from the coding sequence ATGAGTATAAAAATAACAACGCAGCAAATTTCAATGCGCTACAAAGAGCGTGTTTTGTTCCATATTCCCGAATTGTCGATCGGCCCCAACGATGCCATTTATCTCAAAGGAGATAATGGTGTGGGTAAAACGACCCTACTTAAAATATTGTCTGGACTGATTCAGCCAAGCTCTGGCCGCATTCAGTCTCCGACACAAAGCTGGCAGCAGATCTTATTCCCTAGGCTCAAGTTCAAAGACATTATCTACCTGCATCAAACCCCCTATCTTTTTGATGGTTCGGTGTACCAAAATGTCGCTTATGGCATTCGCTTTAACAAAGAGAGCCAAAAAGATAAGCGAGCTCAAATAATTAATGCGCTGAGAATGGTAGGTTTAGAAACCTTGGCAGATGAACACATTTCTGTGTTGTCTGGGGGTGAGCGTCAACGCGTTGCAATGGCACGAGCCTGGATTCTTAAGCCGTCAATCTTGCTTATGGATGAACCAAGTGCCTCTTTAGACAAAGAATCTATTGAAAGATTGGTGATAATGGCCGAAGATCTTCTTCAAAGAGGCGCGAGTTTAGTCATCACTAGTCACCAAACTAACGCGTTAACCGACTTATGTAAGAAGCAATGGTGGATCAAAGACAATACTTTGACCGAATCGCCGCTTCTGCAAGTTATTCAGAAAGATAAAG